The following proteins are encoded in a genomic region of Paenibacillus sp. FSL R7-0273:
- a CDS encoding S-layer homology domain-containing protein produces the protein MSGQKRSKHTLRAYSTQAASAVLAGAIAFGGAGAAFAETAVTPSATSTAATQTAAAASGIFSDVKTGFWAEKHIYKLASQGIVVGNNGLFRPGDSVTQQEAVLMALRFMKLQDNVDSATDVVLPTNFEVNNYYKPYVVLAFQSGLLDKTAEMAADNLKTSWGGRKASREWIAELLIRALGKSSQAAAVSGEPTGFADDSKVSANKRGYINAAVDLGLANGLDGNRFDPQGAVTRAQLATFFSRAEAHSTVQFDNTVSGTVSSLKDGKLSLYRGGSNSTYNLTAATAYFTSTSESRISLNDIQPYTKVTVIGATYNAAYVELTDPVQQIDTVEGTFAKVTPGVIWVDSPSGYDQYSYDENTVFTDVNDAAINAAAVTAGSKIKLTRETYSGLHKVVKLQVTSGIVNKTAAGTIQSIDIAGKKITFKNAAGSVESFSWEDNSTLFSSQNAVLQPADLRTNSAVNYTVRNNILTAVEVTSATERIVQGYIVELTGTTIVYKKSDGTREVKLLAASPAIVIPNLTNPAAADLIADAVGGDNVQLTLNSSDQVTKIEVTSRQIEQYSGATVVAYNSKTQLLTFTDSSNKAHVVQLNASTKLAYEGVASPTLAGIASRLTEGRKVDVNSVGDRALSVESTSKYSGTVASLNATARTLVLKLTNGQSLTLPYPQAVDYFGKQAASMADVAVNSQVTAVLSGNQDIISVLRVHTAAQLEITNLNSTTNKLGVKWAGGTTELYTLTMPMTNDAGQTITISDLKVGGFINVKFDGSSPTSIQAVRVSSGQVTAVDAAAATLTVKDYNGTTQTFAAGSGVRVVRDGVTTTSLANVTTTDRVEVRKDADGVILVRVLTQLNKVFSRVDTATNELQVKRSNLNDPYRYSLAANAYIHQGDTTLSVQSLKENDNIILYFNNDFIVEIVKQ, from the coding sequence TTGTCCGGTCAAAAAAGATCAAAACATACTCTTAGAGCTTATTCTACCCAGGCGGCTTCCGCCGTTCTGGCCGGCGCCATTGCGTTTGGCGGGGCAGGGGCGGCATTTGCCGAAACTGCTGTTACTCCATCGGCTACTTCAACTGCAGCAACGCAAACCGCGGCAGCGGCAAGCGGCATTTTCAGCGATGTGAAGACCGGCTTTTGGGCCGAAAAGCATATCTACAAGCTGGCTTCCCAGGGAATCGTAGTCGGCAACAACGGACTGTTCCGTCCGGGAGACTCTGTTACCCAGCAGGAAGCTGTCCTGATGGCACTGCGCTTCATGAAATTACAGGACAATGTGGACAGTGCAACAGATGTAGTGCTGCCAACCAATTTTGAAGTCAACAATTACTATAAGCCTTACGTAGTGCTGGCATTCCAGTCCGGTCTGCTGGATAAGACAGCTGAAATGGCTGCAGACAACCTGAAGACCTCCTGGGGCGGGCGTAAAGCCTCCCGTGAATGGATCGCCGAGCTGCTGATCCGGGCCTTGGGCAAGAGCTCTCAGGCAGCAGCTGTGTCAGGCGAGCCAACCGGATTCGCTGACGATTCGAAGGTATCCGCGAACAAGCGCGGTTATATTAATGCAGCGGTGGATCTCGGACTGGCCAACGGACTGGACGGTAACCGTTTTGATCCGCAGGGAGCGGTAACCCGCGCGCAGCTGGCGACCTTCTTCAGCCGGGCTGAAGCTCACAGCACAGTGCAGTTCGATAATACAGTATCAGGAACGGTAAGCTCCTTGAAGGACGGTAAGCTTTCGCTTTACAGAGGCGGCTCTAATTCCACATACAATTTGACAGCTGCAACGGCATATTTTACAAGCACCTCGGAATCCAGAATCAGTCTGAATGATATCCAGCCTTATACTAAGGTTACGGTTATCGGTGCGACCTACAACGCGGCATATGTAGAGCTGACTGATCCGGTACAGCAGATTGATACGGTTGAAGGGACCTTTGCCAAAGTGACACCAGGCGTGATCTGGGTAGATTCCCCGTCAGGGTATGATCAATACAGCTATGATGAGAACACGGTCTTTACGGATGTGAATGATGCTGCCATTAATGCTGCAGCGGTTACGGCAGGCAGCAAGATTAAGCTGACCCGTGAAACCTACAGCGGACTGCATAAGGTGGTTAAGCTGCAGGTGACCTCCGGAATTGTCAACAAGACAGCTGCCGGAACAATTCAAAGCATCGACATCGCCGGAAAAAAAATCACCTTCAAAAATGCTGCCGGTTCAGTTGAGAGCTTCAGCTGGGAGGATAACAGCACATTGTTCAGCTCGCAGAACGCTGTATTGCAGCCGGCTGATCTCAGAACCAATTCCGCAGTGAATTATACGGTAAGAAATAACATCCTTACAGCGGTTGAGGTCACTTCAGCTACTGAACGGATTGTACAGGGTTATATTGTAGAGCTTACAGGCACAACGATTGTCTACAAAAAATCTGACGGCACACGCGAAGTCAAGCTGCTTGCCGCATCACCAGCCATTGTTATTCCTAACCTAACGAATCCGGCTGCAGCTGATCTGATTGCCGATGCCGTCGGAGGCGACAATGTCCAGCTTACACTGAACAGCAGCGATCAGGTGACAAAGATTGAAGTGACCAGCCGCCAGATCGAGCAATACAGCGGGGCAACCGTTGTTGCCTATAATAGCAAAACACAGCTGCTCACCTTTACAGACAGCAGCAATAAGGCTCATGTTGTGCAGCTGAATGCCAGCACGAAGCTTGCCTATGAAGGTGTAGCTTCACCTACACTGGCCGGCATTGCCTCAAGATTGACTGAAGGCCGCAAGGTGGATGTTAACTCTGTAGGGGACCGTGCGCTGTCTGTGGAAAGCACAAGCAAATACAGCGGGACCGTGGCTTCGCTGAATGCTACCGCCCGGACACTTGTCTTGAAGCTGACAAACGGCCAGTCGCTGACACTTCCTTATCCTCAGGCTGTAGATTATTTCGGTAAACAAGCTGCCAGTATGGCGGATGTGGCAGTCAACAGTCAGGTTACAGCTGTTCTGTCCGGTAACCAGGATATCATTTCTGTATTGCGTGTCCATACTGCAGCGCAGCTTGAAATTACCAATCTTAACAGCACCACCAACAAGCTGGGGGTAAAATGGGCTGGCGGCACGACTGAGCTGTACACTTTGACTATGCCGATGACCAATGATGCGGGCCAGACGATTACAATCAGCGACCTGAAGGTCGGCGGCTTTATCAATGTTAAATTTGACGGAAGCTCACCAACCTCCATACAGGCGGTTAGGGTAAGCAGCGGTCAGGTAACTGCTGTTGATGCGGCAGCGGCTACACTTACAGTCAAGGATTATAACGGAACCACCCAGACCTTTGCGGCAGGCAGCGGTGTCAGAGTGGTCCGTGACGGTGTTACGACAACTTCGCTGGCTAATGTAACAACTACTGACCGCGTAGAGGTACGTAAGGATGCGGACGGCGTCATTCTGGTCCGTGTGCTGACCCAGCTCAACAAAGTGTTCTCAAGGGTAGATACCGCCACTAACGAGCTGCAGGTCAAACGTTCCAATCTTAATGATCCTTACCGCTATTCACTTGCAGCCAATGCATATATTCATCAAGGTGACACGACTTTATCCGTGCAATCTCTCAAAGAAAATGATAATATTATATTGTATTTTAACAACGATTTTATAGTTGAAATTGTGAAACAATAA
- the proB gene encoding glutamate 5-kinase, translating into MATRIVVKIGSSSLTGPEGGLNREAVAFFAAELAALRQAGCEVLLVTSGAVAAGFRGIGYIARPKLLHEKQAAAAVGQVMLMQAYQEAFAQHGLPTAQILLTRTDFCSRRAMNNAMMTVEELLRQGAIPIFNENDTVSVDELKFGDNDTLSALVANLLKASHLLLLTDMDGLYSGDPRKTPDAIRFSRVQEITPEIYAYAGGAGSSVGTGGMRSKIDAAKIATRGGVPVFIGRASEPGDLALAAAGDGRGTYFDTTLSSLPVKKQWLGFMSTPLGSLYVDDGAVEALLHGGHSLLPVGVRRIEGSFHSGDVVEVLGPDATLLGRGIVNYDDTQLRSIQGLPSREIVPKLGEVHRLEVIHRDEWITLR; encoded by the coding sequence GTGGCAACACGTATTGTAGTCAAAATCGGCAGCAGCTCGCTGACCGGACCTGAGGGCGGCTTAAACCGCGAAGCCGTAGCGTTCTTTGCCGCCGAGCTTGCCGCACTGCGGCAGGCCGGCTGTGAGGTGCTGCTGGTAACCTCCGGGGCAGTGGCTGCCGGATTCCGCGGCATTGGGTATATAGCCCGGCCGAAGCTGCTGCATGAGAAGCAGGCTGCAGCCGCGGTCGGACAGGTGATGCTGATGCAGGCATACCAGGAGGCTTTTGCACAGCATGGTCTGCCGACCGCACAGATCCTGCTGACCCGCACAGATTTCTGCAGCCGCCGGGCGATGAACAATGCCATGATGACGGTAGAGGAACTGCTCAGACAGGGTGCAATCCCTATTTTTAATGAAAATGACACCGTATCAGTGGATGAGCTCAAATTCGGGGATAATGATACCCTGTCGGCGCTCGTCGCCAATCTGCTCAAGGCCTCGCACCTGCTGCTGCTCACCGACATGGACGGACTGTACAGCGGAGATCCGCGCAAGACCCCTGATGCAATCCGCTTCAGCCGGGTGCAGGAGATCACACCTGAAATCTATGCTTATGCGGGCGGAGCCGGCTCCAGTGTCGGCACAGGCGGAATGCGCTCCAAAATTGACGCTGCCAAAATCGCCACCCGGGGAGGCGTGCCGGTGTTCATCGGACGGGCATCCGAACCAGGCGATCTGGCCCTGGCCGCGGCCGGAGACGGCAGAGGAACTTATTTTGATACTACCCTTTCCTCCCTGCCGGTCAAAAAGCAATGGTTAGGATTTATGTCAACACCGCTCGGCTCCCTGTATGTGGATGACGGAGCGGTAGAGGCCCTGCTGCACGGCGGGCATAGCCTGCTGCCGGTTGGCGTTAGACGGATTGAAGGCAGCTTCCACTCGGGGGATGTTGTTGAGGTTCTTGGACCGGATGCAACCCTGTTGGGCCGGGGCATTGTCAACTATGATGATACCCAGCTCCGCAGTATTCAGGGCTTGCCCAGCCGGGAGATTGTTCCAAAGCTCGGTGAAGTTCATCGGCTTGAGGTTATACACCGGGATGAATGGATAACGCTGCGTTAA
- a CDS encoding LysR family transcriptional regulator gives MELRQLQYALQIAAERNFSRAAEKLHVAQPSLSQQLSKLEKELGVMLFQRNTSSVELTHAGERFVEQAEVILGAVELLRQEMSDISQLRTGRVVVGSMPITGAHLLPHVLPVFKQNYAEVEISLLEDSSMNLEKLTASGQTDLSLLSLPLEIPTLAYEVLGEERIDLAVPPDHPLALRKKEGIRTSLEELKDEPFIVLKEGQGFRKMTMELCRKAGFEPRVVFQSNNMETIQSLVATGMGVTLVPHFIARAPRSEFVPVYLPLAEPVPSRTLVIAYRRGRYLSKAAEVFIETFKNTVAGLAEA, from the coding sequence ATGGAATTAAGACAATTGCAATACGCGCTGCAAATAGCGGCAGAACGCAACTTCTCGCGGGCTGCCGAGAAATTGCACGTGGCCCAGCCCTCGCTCAGCCAGCAGCTGTCCAAGCTGGAGAAGGAGCTTGGCGTAATGCTGTTTCAGCGCAATACCAGCTCCGTAGAGCTTACGCATGCCGGAGAACGGTTCGTAGAGCAGGCAGAAGTGATTCTGGGTGCGGTTGAGCTGCTGCGCCAGGAAATGTCGGATATTTCACAGCTGCGAACCGGACGTGTCGTTGTGGGCAGCATGCCGATTACCGGCGCGCATCTTCTGCCCCACGTGCTGCCTGTATTCAAACAGAACTATGCAGAGGTTGAGATTTCATTGCTTGAGGATTCTTCAATGAATCTTGAAAAGCTGACCGCCAGCGGCCAGACAGACTTAAGCCTGCTATCACTTCCGCTGGAGATTCCGACCCTGGCGTATGAGGTGCTCGGGGAGGAACGGATCGATCTGGCTGTTCCTCCGGACCATCCGCTGGCCCTGCGCAAAAAGGAAGGGATACGGACCTCGCTTGAGGAGCTGAAGGACGAGCCGTTCATCGTGCTCAAGGAAGGCCAGGGCTTCCGCAAAATGACTATGGAGCTCTGCCGCAAAGCCGGCTTTGAGCCGCGGGTCGTCTTTCAGAGCAACAATATGGAGACAATTCAGTCACTGGTTGCTACCGGGATGGGCGTTACCCTGGTGCCGCATTTCATCGCCCGTGCACCGCGCAGTGAATTTGTTCCCGTCTACCTGCCCTTGGCTGAGCCGGTGCCGAGCCGTACGCTGGTCATCGCCTACCGCAGGGGCCGCTATTTATCCAAGGCTGCAGAGGTGTTTATTGAAACGTTCAAGAACACCGTTGCCGGACTGGCGGAAGCGTAA
- a CDS encoding GerMN domain-containing protein produces the protein MMLNKKLMYTAVSAVLLMVIAGCGDKPTAAPPAAEAAPSSTAAVSGAEGTPGNGADGAEEAVTPSAAPQADPSPTPSATAEPAKPQEQSQSIEVYFTDPQQLDLTPAAVTISFGNETEKYTESFKALQTSSKAEQVTLWGGIELKSLEFKDGQITLDIHKPDEAQLGAGGEAMAISSLAKTFFQFTEVSSIELLVDGEQVESLMGHVDLEHPITRENSGL, from the coding sequence ATGATGTTGAACAAAAAATTAATGTATACAGCCGTTTCGGCTGTACTTCTGATGGTTATTGCCGGCTGCGGAGATAAACCGACTGCAGCACCACCGGCTGCTGAGGCTGCGCCGAGCAGTACTGCAGCTGTAAGCGGAGCTGAAGGAACCCCGGGTAACGGAGCGGACGGTGCAGAGGAAGCCGTTACACCATCAGCTGCACCACAGGCAGATCCAAGTCCTACTCCGTCTGCAACCGCTGAACCGGCTAAGCCGCAGGAGCAGAGCCAGAGCATTGAGGTGTATTTTACCGATCCGCAGCAGCTGGACCTGACCCCTGCGGCCGTTACGATCAGCTTCGGCAATGAGACTGAGAAGTACACAGAAAGCTTCAAGGCGCTGCAAACCAGCAGCAAAGCGGAGCAGGTAACTCTCTGGGGCGGCATTGAGCTCAAATCGCTTGAGTTCAAAGACGGGCAGATTACACTGGATATTCATAAGCCGGATGAAGCTCAGCTGGGCGCCGGCGGCGAAGCAATGGCTATCAGCTCCCTGGCGAAGACCTTCTTCCAGTTCACTGAAGTGAGCTCCATCGAGCTTCTCGTTGACGGTGAGCAGGTGGAGAGCCTGATGGGGCATGTGGATCTGGAGCATCCGATAACCAGAGAGAACAGCGGGCTATAA
- a CDS encoding N-acetylmuramoyl-L-alanine amidase family protein, with amino-acid sequence MRKAGQRVLLLLLLPLLLLSFAGREAAAAGSGAGRIIMDNQELSLPQGIRLENVNGSVMIPIRVVVENLGFEVLWEQTTKKVTVQQDGKTVQLAVGSKTAEADGVTLMLNAAPKQNGGTVLVPIRFVSEQFGLKVGWDNSDKTVYLSGGQAGGTMPSADPLPAATPSPQPVATATPQPAAVPSATPVQTAVTGQDDDIAAGPASTPIPGSAGNVAVTPQVLGAVFSENRLIVAAAGGAKPAVSRLSSPDRIIVDFAGASFASDFVGSLPGVAPNGTPQGKLEVTGYPLVTEVRYALFSTSPSTVRFVIQTVGNQPYQLSTDESTGLVTIDLNAVNNGSAPAAGTGGSGKPVVVLDAGHGGKQPGAVSPNGKLEKDVNFAVAGKVGALLAQDGKVEVVYTRTTDLTLGLADRVKIAEAAKANLFISIHGNSLDVTYPNRDKINGSETYYSRTESLPLAQVLHKHLVAGTGFKDNGVRSKSLHVTRETSMPAVLLEIGYLTNPGNEAAMFTETLQNNLANELVAGIYEYLGL; translated from the coding sequence ATGAGAAAAGCCGGACAACGGGTGTTATTACTATTGCTGCTGCCGCTGCTTCTGCTGTCCTTCGCCGGCCGGGAAGCTGCCGCAGCCGGAAGCGGAGCCGGCAGGATCATTATGGACAATCAGGAGCTGTCGCTGCCCCAGGGAATCAGACTTGAAAATGTAAATGGAAGCGTTATGATACCCATCCGGGTCGTCGTAGAGAATCTGGGCTTCGAGGTGCTGTGGGAGCAGACCACGAAGAAGGTGACTGTACAGCAGGACGGAAAGACCGTTCAGCTGGCGGTCGGCAGCAAGACCGCAGAGGCTGACGGCGTAACGCTGATGCTTAATGCGGCCCCCAAGCAGAACGGGGGAACGGTGCTCGTTCCGATCCGCTTCGTCAGCGAGCAATTCGGCCTGAAGGTCGGCTGGGATAACAGCGACAAGACCGTCTATCTGAGCGGCGGACAAGCCGGCGGTACTATGCCGTCCGCAGATCCGCTCCCGGCGGCGACCCCATCCCCGCAGCCTGTGGCAACGGCAACACCTCAGCCAGCAGCAGTACCGTCAGCTACACCTGTCCAGACAGCGGTAACAGGCCAGGATGATGACATTGCTGCAGGTCCGGCCTCAACACCAATTCCCGGCAGTGCCGGGAATGTAGCGGTTACTCCGCAGGTATTGGGAGCCGTGTTCAGCGAGAACCGGCTCATTGTTGCGGCAGCTGGAGGCGCCAAGCCTGCGGTGTCAAGGCTCAGCAGCCCTGACAGAATTATTGTTGATTTTGCAGGTGCATCGTTTGCTTCGGATTTCGTAGGCAGTCTGCCGGGTGTTGCACCAAACGGTACGCCGCAGGGCAAGCTTGAGGTCACCGGGTATCCGCTGGTTACTGAAGTAAGATATGCGCTGTTCAGTACAAGCCCCTCTACCGTCCGGTTTGTGATCCAGACGGTTGGCAACCAGCCTTATCAGCTCAGTACAGACGAGAGTACGGGGCTTGTGACCATTGATCTAAACGCAGTTAATAACGGAAGCGCTCCTGCTGCCGGTACGGGAGGCTCAGGCAAGCCTGTGGTGGTACTGGATGCCGGACACGGCGGCAAGCAGCCGGGGGCTGTCAGTCCAAACGGCAAGCTGGAGAAGGATGTGAACTTTGCCGTTGCCGGCAAAGTAGGTGCACTGCTCGCACAGGACGGTAAAGTAGAGGTTGTATATACACGGACTACTGACCTCACACTTGGACTAGCGGACAGAGTGAAGATTGCCGAGGCAGCCAAGGCTAATCTGTTCATATCCATTCACGGAAATTCTCTTGATGTAACCTATCCTAACCGGGATAAGATTAACGGAAGTGAAACCTATTATTCGCGCACGGAGAGTCTGCCGCTGGCCCAGGTTCTGCATAAGCATCTGGTAGCAGGCACCGGCTTTAAGGATAACGGAGTCCGCAGCAAAAGTCTCCATGTTACCCGTGAGACGAGCATGCCGGCAGTACTGCTGGAGATCGGCTATCTGACTAATCCCGGAAATGAAGCTGCCATGTTCACTGAAACACTGCAAAATAATCTGGCAAATGAGCTTGTTGCCGGAATCTATGAATATCTCGGGCTGTAA
- a CDS encoding N-acetylmuramoyl-L-alanine amidase family protein — MKKFAFTLLLMLFVLVLPEHGQAAAANNKIFLDGKELTAGQSAPVENVGGSVMVPLRMISENLGYKVDWDQPSKTVTIAQQLTTVKLVVDQTAASVDDKTVILTNAPINRNGTTLVPIRFISEQFGLTVSWDNTQKIVTLITPETGGSNTGSGSGSADGGSTVVVPPAEPAKDLTMVNGISFNENRLTIAMEGNAVPKVSKVSGPDRIVIDLENATFSDLFGSGQVLDPNLNGSLAVTGYPDVTAVRYSLYSTSPYTVRFVIDTTSSKNYSVEVSGDTSRLVVVDLNAVTTDNPSTQPGNNGRKLVVLDAGHGAKDSGAVGVTGKYEKNFNLAIVLKTAELLKKENNVDVVLTRSDDTFLELKDRAAIANNLNADLFISVHANSSSSSAASGTETYYQRESSKALANVMQKYLVQSTGLSNRGVRYGNFHVIRETKMPAVLLEAGYLSNKGDESVLFKDDVQNKIAEGIVSGIKEYLGLK; from the coding sequence ATGAAGAAATTTGCTTTTACGCTGTTGCTGATGCTCTTTGTACTGGTGTTGCCGGAGCATGGACAGGCTGCTGCCGCCAACAACAAGATTTTTCTCGACGGGAAGGAACTGACGGCAGGTCAGAGCGCTCCAGTCGAGAATGTGGGCGGTTCCGTAATGGTGCCGCTGAGAATGATCTCGGAGAACCTCGGCTACAAGGTGGACTGGGATCAGCCCAGCAAGACGGTCACGATTGCACAGCAGCTGACAACGGTCAAGCTGGTTGTAGACCAGACTGCAGCTTCTGTAGACGACAAGACTGTAATTCTCACCAACGCGCCCATCAACCGTAACGGAACCACTCTGGTGCCAATCCGGTTCATCAGTGAGCAGTTCGGGCTGACTGTAAGCTGGGACAACACACAGAAGATTGTAACCCTTATTACCCCGGAAACCGGCGGAAGTAACACCGGCTCTGGGAGTGGGTCCGCTGACGGCGGCTCAACCGTAGTCGTTCCTCCGGCTGAGCCTGCGAAGGACCTGACAATGGTGAACGGAATCAGCTTCAATGAAAACCGGCTGACCATTGCCATGGAGGGAAATGCGGTACCAAAGGTATCCAAGGTGAGCGGACCGGACCGGATTGTGATTGATCTGGAGAATGCGACCTTCTCCGATCTGTTCGGATCCGGGCAGGTGCTTGATCCGAACCTTAACGGCAGCCTTGCAGTAACAGGCTACCCGGATGTTACTGCAGTGCGTTATTCGCTGTACAGTACCAGCCCTTATACAGTGCGCTTTGTGATTGATACGACCAGCTCCAAGAATTATTCTGTTGAGGTTTCAGGCGATACCTCAAGGCTGGTGGTGGTAGATCTGAATGCAGTCACCACGGACAATCCGTCAACCCAGCCGGGCAACAACGGGCGTAAGCTGGTTGTGCTGGACGCCGGTCACGGAGCCAAGGATTCAGGTGCTGTAGGCGTTACCGGCAAATATGAGAAAAATTTCAATCTGGCAATTGTGCTTAAAACGGCTGAGCTGCTCAAAAAGGAAAATAACGTCGATGTTGTACTAACCCGCAGCGATGATACCTTCCTTGAGCTTAAGGACCGTGCGGCGATCGCCAATAACCTGAATGCGGATCTGTTTATCTCCGTGCACGCGAACAGCAGCAGCTCTTCGGCGGCAAGCGGCACAGAAACGTATTACCAGCGGGAGTCCAGCAAGGCGCTTGCCAACGTAATGCAGAAGTATCTTGTGCAGTCCACAGGACTCAGCAACCGTGGCGTGCGGTATGGTAATTTCCACGTCATCCGTGAAACAAAGATGCCGGCAGTTCTTCTTGAAGCAGGCTATCTGAGCAATAAAGGCGATGAGTCAGTGCTCTTTAAGGATGATGTACAGAACAAGATAGCAGAGGGAATTGTCAGCGGAATTAAGGAATATCTCGGATTGAAATAG
- the leuC gene encoding 3-isopropylmalate dehydratase large subunit has translation MSNKTMFEKIWDNHVIHSEEGKPSIIYIDLHLVHEVTSPQAFEGLRLSGRKVRRPELTFATMDHNVPTKDRFNIKDPISKQQIDTLSQNCRDFGVRLFDLNDIDQGVVHVMGPEIGLTHPGKTIVCGDSHTSTHGAFGALAFGIGTSEVEHVLATQCLQQSKAKTMEVRFTGSRNPGVTAKDMILGVIAKYGTDFATGYVIEYTGEAIRELSMEERMTVCNMSIEGGARAGLIAPDDTTFEYLRGREYVPQGEAFDSAVAAWRALVSDEGAQYDTVVEFDVETLIPQVTWGTSPGMGTDISSSVPNPADFTTENERKAAEKALEYMDLAPGTPMSEIGIDYVFIGSCTNGRIEDLRAAAQVAKGHKVSDKVTAIVVPGSGRVKMQAEKEGLDKVFTEAGFEWREAGCSMCLAMNPDVLQPGQRCASTSNRNFEGRQGRGGRTHLVSPAMAAAAAIKGRFTDVRDWNYKTEAVNA, from the coding sequence ATGAGCAACAAGACAATGTTTGAGAAAATCTGGGACAATCACGTTATTCATTCTGAGGAAGGCAAGCCAAGCATCATTTATATCGATCTGCATCTGGTGCACGAGGTTACTTCCCCGCAGGCTTTTGAAGGCCTCCGCCTGAGCGGCCGCAAGGTCCGCCGTCCGGAGCTTACCTTTGCAACGATGGACCACAACGTTCCGACGAAGGACCGTTTCAATATTAAGGACCCGATCTCCAAGCAGCAGATTGACACGCTGTCACAGAACTGCCGCGATTTCGGCGTCAGACTGTTTGACCTGAATGATATTGACCAGGGCGTCGTACACGTTATGGGGCCGGAAATCGGTCTGACCCACCCGGGTAAAACAATTGTCTGCGGAGACAGCCATACCTCGACACACGGCGCTTTCGGCGCTCTGGCCTTCGGTATCGGTACAAGTGAAGTTGAGCATGTGCTCGCTACCCAGTGTCTGCAGCAGTCCAAGGCCAAAACGATGGAAGTCCGCTTTACCGGCAGCCGCAATCCCGGCGTTACTGCGAAGGATATGATTCTCGGCGTTATTGCCAAATACGGCACTGATTTTGCAACCGGATATGTTATCGAGTACACCGGTGAAGCGATCCGTGAGCTGTCGATGGAAGAACGCATGACCGTCTGCAATATGTCGATTGAAGGCGGAGCGAGAGCAGGATTGATTGCTCCGGATGATACAACCTTTGAATATCTGCGCGGACGTGAATATGTACCCCAAGGTGAAGCTTTTGACTCTGCCGTTGCTGCATGGAGAGCACTGGTGAGTGATGAAGGTGCGCAATATGATACAGTTGTTGAGTTTGATGTAGAAACACTGATCCCGCAGGTAACCTGGGGCACAAGCCCGGGTATGGGTACGGACATCAGCTCCAGCGTGCCTAATCCGGCGGATTTCACTACCGAAAATGAACGCAAGGCTGCTGAAAAGGCGCTTGAATATATGGATCTGGCACCCGGCACCCCGATGTCCGAAATCGGCATTGACTATGTCTTTATCGGCTCCTGCACCAACGGCCGGATCGAGGATCTGCGGGCTGCTGCACAGGTAGCCAAAGGCCACAAGGTATCTGACAAAGTTACTGCAATTGTAGTTCCAGGCTCCGGACGCGTCAAAATGCAGGCGGAGAAGGAAGGTCTCGACAAGGTGTTTACCGAAGCGGGCTTTGAATGGCGTGAAGCAGGCTGCAGTATGTGCCTGGCGATGAACCCTGACGTTCTCCAGCCCGGACAGCGCTGTGCCTCAACCTCCAACCGTAACTTTGAAGGCCGCCAGGGACGCGGAGGACGTACGCACCTTGTATCCCCGGCAATGGCCGCTGCCGCTGCCATCAAAGGCCGGTTTACTGATGTACGTGACTGGAACTACAAGACGGAAGCCGTCAACGCATAG
- the leuD gene encoding 3-isopropylmalate dehydratase small subunit, with protein MEAFKKINGIVAPVDRVNVDTDAIIPKQFLKRIERTGFGQFLFYEWRFDEEGNDNPAFEMNKPRYEGASVLISRANFGCGSSREHAPWAIMDYGFRVVIAPSYADIFYNNCFKNGILPIKLSEAQVDELFNRTAEHEGYKLNVDLEANTLSDDYGLSISFELDEHRRQFLLQGLDDIGLTLKHADEIAAYEERHAAKLFAR; from the coding sequence ATGGAAGCTTTCAAAAAAATAAACGGAATCGTTGCCCCGGTTGACCGGGTAAATGTAGATACGGATGCTATTATTCCAAAGCAGTTCCTGAAGCGGATTGAACGGACCGGCTTCGGCCAGTTCCTCTTCTACGAATGGCGTTTTGATGAAGAAGGCAACGACAATCCTGCCTTTGAAATGAATAAGCCGCGTTATGAGGGAGCCTCCGTGCTGATCTCCCGTGCCAACTTCGGCTGCGGCTCCTCCCGGGAGCATGCGCCATGGGCGATTATGGATTACGGCTTCAGAGTGGTTATTGCACCGTCTTATGCCGACATTTTCTATAATAACTGCTTCAAGAACGGCATTCTGCCGATTAAGCTGTCGGAAGCCCAGGTGGATGAGCTCTTTAACCGCACAGCAGAGCACGAAGGCTATAAGCTGAATGTGGATCTGGAAGCTAACACGCTGAGCGATGATTACGGGCTGAGCATCAGCTTCGAGCTGGATGAGCACCGCCGCCAGTTCCTGCTGCAGGGTCTGGACGATATCGGTCTTACCCTCAAGCATGCAGATGAGATTGCAGCCTATGAAGAGCGTCATGCTGCGAAGCTGTTCGCCAGATAA